The genomic segment AAACTTCAGAATCAAAGTTAAAACAATACCGTATGgttctttttatatcattatcaGATCCAACCCTATCGCCAGAATAGCCATGAAGAATGAATTTTTCAACTTGCTTGAACCTTATTCCAAAATCAATCATGCCCTTAACATACCTAAGAATTCTTTTTGCtactttaaaatgaattttactaGCACAATACATATACCTTCACAACAAACTAATTGCGTGCATAATGCATGGCTTGGTTGAAATTAGATACATAAAACAGGCCATTAGACTCTTTTATAACCTTTCATCAACTTTTTCAGCTCCATCTTCTTTGTAAAATTTCTCCTTTTGATGCATAAGACAACCCATTAGACATCCATTTGATGCACAACCCAGCCTTTTGTGCAGTAAGAGCCAACAAAATTCTTATGGTATCTAACCTCGCAACCAGggcaaaagttattttttaaatctacacTAAACATCTATGCATATCCCTTGACAATGAGTCTTGTCTTATACTTGTTTACAGATCAGTTAAGGTTTTGCTTGGTTCTTATAAATCCACTTGACTCCTATAGCTATCTTGTGTTTAGGTCTATCCATCAATTCCTATATCTGGTTCTTTTCAATCTTTTTGAGCTCCTTTTTTATTGCAGCTATCCATTTCTGATTATTTGCATCTTCTTCATATTCATCCTCATTCTCTTTCTGAAATAAAGCTTCTTGTCATTTTCCCAACTACAACTATCTAACTCAAAGAATTTGACATCCTTGCTAACTATCATTTTGTTGGTTTGTGGCTAGTAGATTTTATAGGCCTTTGACTTTGAGCTATAGCCGACAAAGATCAAGTTTTGCTTAATTTCTTATCCAACTTGTCTCTCTTAACCTATGGAATGTAAGAGAAACACAGACAATTACTACCAAGGATTCTTTGTTCCTATGCATGCAATGTATTCAGTAATTATGCCAAGGTAATACTTGGCAGATCTTTTAGGCTTTTCAAAGAAGAGATAGTAGCATCAAACTTCTCAAGAATTATGACTAGAATATTCTTAACTATTCTAGAATCATAAAAACTAGTACTAAAGAGTCTTACTTTGTTGACAAGACAAAGAAATTTGTTAAAGTACTCCTTGATTGTTTATAAATCTTTCATCCTTTGCATCTCGAACTctcaaatcaaattcaatactTACATCCCTTTGACCCTTTCATTTACTTCATATTCTTTCTTTAAAGAATCCCAAgtttccttagatttttttagtgtCATGATTTTGGTAAAAATGGAGGATGAGATAGTTGTAAACAAGTTTGCTCTAGCCTTGGATTTTCTTTGCTTCCTCtccttatgattttttatctatGCAAGTGTTTGATTGTATGGTAGAGGTGGAACTTTATACTCTTATTCAATAGCTTCCCACAAATCATTAGCATATATCAGGATAGACTTTCATTCTAACAATCCATACTTGATAATTTGTTCCTTCAAACATTAGAGGTGAAATCGCAATGAATGAAACTTCTGAATTCATACTAAATAGATTGTaggttttttgtatttgtataGTGATAGGTGATAAGTATTTAAAGGttgtgtttttgcttttttagtCTCACAGTCCCTCAAGAAAATTGCTTTGATACCAATCTGTTGGTTTTTGCACAAATATTGAAGACAACTAGAAACTGATTTATGGATATGCTAGAAAAGCATAGTTTTATAATGGAATCAGATTTGTTGAGAAATCTGCTAGCAAATGAGTTtgttaaacaaataaatagtcATAAGCATAAAAGTCATATTGACTAGTAATGTAAAACAACTGTTAAATTCAAAAGGTTGTTAGCAGTGCCATGAGTCATGCTAGTCAACAGAGGTAAATGCATAGTAGTAAACTAGCTATTAATGTAAAACAATTTGGCTAACATTATGAGTTTGTGACACAGTGGCTTGTGGATCACCCCAAGTTTCTTACAAATCCACTCTATGTTGCTGGGGACTCCTTTTCAGGCATCGTTGCACCTATCATAGTCCAGGAGATTTCTGATGGTAGTTAACTTCTGTCCCAAACACAACTTATTTTCTTGTAATATTCTCaagtgtttaatttgtttttgttttatttcttgcaGGAAATGAAGTGGGACGTCAGCCAACAATGAACCTCAAAGTACTCGATCAACTCatggttttattttgtttgttttacttatttatttgcGTTGTAGTTGACAAGGCTGTAAAACATGGTGGAACTCAGGGATATGTGCTTGGAAACCCAGTTACAGATTATGAGATTGACACCAATTCAATAGTTCCTTTTGCTCACCTAAAAGCGCTTATATCAGATAAACTCTACGAGGTAACTTCCCTCTCCTAGCTCTGCTCTTTAACTTCCCAGCTAGCTAGCTCTCATATAAGCAAAACtattctcatgtttttttctagtCCTTCATGAAAAATTGCAAGGGTGAGTACTTAAATCCAGATCAAAGCAACGCATCGTGTATGGAAGACATATTAGCCATCAAGGAGGTGACTGATCAATTCATAAATCAGAACTCTGATAAACATTTTTTTGCATCATGCTTGAAGTTTATGAACATGAAAGTTGACTTCTCTTTTGAATTTATAGTGCATTGGAAAAGTATATACTGGACAAATTCTGGAACCTACATGCAAGGACGTATCCCCAAAACCAGTGGCATTGAAATGGGATCCAAGGTTTCTCATAGCCGATGACGCTGATATTCTGCTACCAAGCCCCCGTGTTCCTGGACCTTGGTGCCGGGTACATTGAGctaatttctcttttcttttttctctctttcctcgGTTATTAACCAGCTTATTGGCATGTAGAATTACAATCATGTATACATCTATGGGTGGGCAAATGATGAAACTGTTCGAGATGCTCTTCATATTCGCAAGGTATGCTTGCCCTGTCAAGTATATTACCTTCCAGCTTCAAAATCACTCTGCTCATggcggaaaaaaaataaaactatcatGACCAGGGAACCATAAAGGATTGGAGAAGATGCAATAAGACCCTGGCCTATTCGTACAATGTCGAAAGTACTGTTGATTACCATCGGAACTTGACCAAGAAACCATATCGAGCTCTCATTTACAGGTAATGTTTATAATTCTATGAACACATTATAATTCTGATGAATTTTCCCATTTAGTGCAATCTTAACCATTGTTTTAACATGTGAAGTGGCGATCATGACATGACTATCCCATACATTGGCACGCATGAATGGATAGAATCTCTGAATTTGACGATTAAGTATGACTGGGAACCATGGTTTGTTGATGGTCAAGTTGCAGGGTCAGTATCCATCATTTAATTTACaccctttgattttatttttcaaaatccaaACCAATTGGAAttcatcataaaattaaaaaaaatatatagaatttaGTTACAAatattctgaaaaataatatattttttagtttgggtttcttttattttattttttagataatgatattattaattaatttacatatttttaacATGTGTCATGTCCAAACggtagagattatttttttttaaaaaaaagtacaatgACAGAATCCCAAAAAACAAAGGTACGTACAGGAACTGGCATTAACTAATCCTTTTTTGCTTGTTGGGTCATCTTTAGATACGCAATGCTGTATGCAGACAATGCGCAAGACTACATAACATACGACCTGACATTTGCAACTGTGAAGGTAAGAACAGACATTAGCTTATCTAACtgtttaatctaaaaatataaataagcaATTATGCTATCTTGAAAGCCTGATatcggtggtggtggtgtgggTGTAGGGAGGGGGTCACACAACGCCGGAATACAGGCCAGAGCAGTGCTTTGCCATGATGGATAGGTGGTTTGATTACTAccctctataaaaaaaaaaaaccaatacgAAAATGTTCTCAcgaactaattaattaaatattgtaaGCCCTAATCCATGTTTCGTATTTCAGCAACGAGATCTTTAATATGATCTAGCTTCTACTGCACATCAGAAAACTCAAGGATTAACGAGCCTTTTAGCTcctaccattattattattattattattattatttgattcaCGTGGGATGTCCGGgttagcttgcgcgcaccacgactattctccACGGTCctctggacatcctgcaagcctagggacaggttaggcaccgcgggggtgacaggcgtgcacatagaaaGTCGAACCCGagacggggacggaacaagtcacatggttgaccacagcagctaggccctcaagtgcaattttttttatagaattgatAGTAACTGTTCATCTTTGTACACTTTGTTTATGcctcttaattaatatatgttcaGATATGGATGGTCGTGCTTGAAACACAATCTCTAaacatgtaataataataataataataataataataataataatcttaacCACCAAGAACAGtagccttttaaaaaaaattattataatgcTACTTTAAGAGAATCATATGAATTGCCCACTAAGATACAGGCACTCATTATTTAGTAATTGAGTGAATATGCAGGAGTCCACTATTAGAAAATCTATGAAtacaaacaaaattatcaaagaaaaacttACGTCGGTATTTTAGAGTGATATTTATTGACTGATTTTATTCCATCGCTAAATCCGTCGATATTTACAGACATAAATAGTCCATCAGTAAATACTGAGGGAATTACCAttgaaataaaaggaattttaaaaaaccaaaaaatacgatgatgtgtattttttatggatgattttaccgacagaattacagTTGGACTTAAAGAGGGTATGCCATACAGTGACGTGTCACTAGTATTGACAAAATTGCCGACGGATTGACAAATTGAAACATTTTATCGGTAAATCCATAAGTAATAGTTAATATATGAATTAGTCATCGACCCTCCCCTcccctatttcttcttctttccttctaCAACTAAACAAAATCGCTCCCCACCCCACCCTACCCACCCCCCCATCCTTCTCAACTTTTCCAGTAATAGCAAcaattttattgtggatttttcattttaagtaagtaaatctattattttttaatttgaaaacaattttgaaaagttaattttttattacatattttttgCAGTAAATGTATTTTGATtgagtgtttacttgttttattatttttttcttaaaaaaacttgttgtaTGGATACATGGTTTTGtacatgttatggtttgttttgaattttgtaaaattatatttgtttgtaaattgttgaaacttatgtCGAATTACCGACTTAGGTGTATTGtgattatataaataatgacttgtttaacgggtctgttttatattttatctattttattatcgagttatattttttttgtaaattaatgtgTACAAATTTGTATGTacatagataattgataatgaattaagagaagtATGAAAGTAAGTTAATTATTTACTTaacgtaattaattaatacatattgttgttatcattaattgatatatatatatacacacacacacacacacatatatatgttCAATAGAAGttatggatgatcgttcatggatgtataaggattcaccccaaggattgcggaggatggattattgtaatggggtttaggcttttattaattatgcaacatctattccgagaaatattagtggaggcgatattaggtgtccatacaggaggtgtcaaaataaaaattttcttcatctagatgttgtaacgatgcatcttctacacaaaagggttcatggaggaaTACTTCTATTGGTATGCACAtagagaactatttgttcctcgCGAGACCATGGTAGAGAGGATGGTTggatcaacttctagtgctaacaACGTGGATGAAGTTGAAATtgacaacagtaatccttataggaCTATGGTTATGGATGTTATGAGAATAAATTAGGGTTATATCAGTCAATATCGAATCttagatgaagaacctaatgcaagCGCGACCAAGTTTTTTTATCGTTTAAAAGATTCTGATGAACCATTATAGGATGGCTAcacaaatcacaataaattattgatcATTGCATAGGTGTTTACCATCAAGTCGGAATATTataggttgagtgaggccgattATGACAGAATTGTCGAATGGGCGAGAACTTCTAAGCTGTTAAGTTCATGATGAAACCTCTCGGtctaggataccagaaaattaacatgtgtccAAATTTTTGCATGTTgcactaccttgaaaatgttaaGCTAATTGAGTGCAGGGCATGTGGGTATTCCCATTATAAGCCCAGAACTAGCAAGGAAAAGACTTTtatagaacataaaaaaaacttagatacttctcaatcacacctagactgtagAGGTCATTCATGGCACCAAACACTAataagcacatgacatggcaccaatcacataaTGTGGTTGAAGGAGTGATGGTGTACCCTTCCGACAGtgaagcatggaaacactttaacagtatgcatcctcacttttcagctgaatcaaggaacattCATCTTGGGTTATATACAAACGGATTCAATCTATTCGAGTCATGtgttgctccttattcttgttgacTGGTTATACTAATTGTTTACAACTTACCACCGGGGATATGTATGAAgttggagttcatgtttttatcacGATCATACCAGGTCTTAATAGTCCAGGCCAGAATATAGATGTCTGTCTTCCActattgattgatgagttgacgcagttgtggtcctctagcgtgttgacttatgatatattgatgaaacaaaattttcttatgaggGTAGCTTTAATGTGGACTATCAATCATTTTTCGCCTTATGAAATGGTTTCTGGTTAGAGCATGCATGAAAAACTAAAATGTCCATActacatggaaaacaacaaggcattcacgctaacaaacgggggtaaaacatcttttttttactgccACCGGCATTTCTTGACAACAGATCACATGTacagaaataaaagaaagcatttttttattggcaaagttgaaaaggatgttgcaccttCGTGTCtttccggtgaagaattgtatgacgTGATGTCAGAATATGGTGACATTATGTTTGGTTTCCAATCcggtaagcagaagttttctagttttggtttgaccaactaggtaaagcgaagtattttctaggagcttccttattgaaaGACCAATCTCCTCCACCATAACCTTGACATCATgcacataaaaaagaacatgttttaGAACATTTTTAACACTGTCATGGACGTAAAGGGAAAGACAAAGGataacatcaaggctagaatagatataacattgttttgtcaccgtaaaaatatagagttggtttaTGTTAGGTCATCAGTCACAAAGCTCAAAGCAATTTTTACCTTAGACAAGAATGCACAACTACTAATGTACCAATGACTGAAGAGCctgtgttttcttgatggaatgtctcgaacatatcaaggttggttaatttGTTGGATtgtagattgtatggaatgaagagccgtgactgccacatgtttatacaaacactcattccattagcttatCATGATTTATTAATGGCTACGTGTTTCATACTGAATAATATAGGTAGGgtaaaaagatatataacagtagggtttgtgttaagggattgacttctaatgagtttgaagttgactattatgAGAAATTAGAAGAGGTAATTGAACTGTAATCTCATAGAGAGCATAACAgagtctttttattcaaatgttattggtataaCACCACTAACAAAGGAATCAAAGTAGATCTTCATCATGGTTTGGTCgaaattaacttaaaagctAGACTTCGCAATGTCaagatgtctttgttttcaccaagtaatgccaacaagtttattacacatatacCCTTTACTTTAGAAAGGATTGtttaagagttgattggttatccgtatTGAAAATCAAACCTAGGGGTCATGTCGAGGTTTTTTAGGATGAGAACAATGACTCAAATATCGGAGATGATGTGTTTCAAGtaagtgagttggttgaactatatcgagttgctccattgattgacttggaagaaaattcaaattttcgcgTCTTCGATaacatttttattgatattgatgTTGAGGAGTTAAATGTTGTtatgagctctagcggacaagcacaagttgatgaagatgatgatagcaATGATATTAATGTACAAGATTGTGTTGGAACTGACGATGagtaaattgaagaagaagaagacaattctgATTAACTATGAAAACACGAAAGTATTGTAATGCCATAGTTATTGATGAAATTCTCAACaaataagtatttattttacaaGTGTTATTTGAATTGGTGTTATTATGTTGTGCGTGCAACTTTCAATTTAAGTATTTGTAAGATGGATAGATAGGGAATGTAGATACAATCTATCATTCATTATGCAAAACACCAATGGAAACATCGATAGTTTGTGTCTGTCGTTGTATTCCAAAGGTGAGGGGAATTGTTCCCCCCTTCTCATATCGATGATGGAAATTACTTAGTATCAGGTTCCCAAGGGAATTACTGATGGAATGCGAATTCTAATGCATTGTTAATTAATGTTGtgtactatttaatttttttactgatgAAATCACGGACGAACAACAAAAAATCTGGAGGGTTTTTGGAAAATTTTAGTGCGAAATGAAAAATTTTAGATGCATTTACTAAGGGAATCAccaacatattaattaaaaataatattatttaatatttcatcGAGATCcccttgataaaaatgtagTATAAAACCAGCAAGAGTGTTGGGAGTTCATTTTTCTCAATTCTCTCAATCTCTCACTATCACTCTCTCAAATTCTCTCATTATCTCCAATCGCACTCTCTTAATCCTCTCATTGTCTCCAATCTCACTCTCTCAATGCTCTCCTGTCTCAAGATCTTCAAGTATTTCCTCTCAACACAATCAAAAAGTACATATGTTGAATATTTTgacgtatttttttttttatttttcttcttttctttggtttattaacaatgtattttcattttttaaattaaatatagataaaatctgaaattaaacACGCTATAAAGATAAGCATTTTCCATTCCTAaaatctatatttgtttttctattttattgtctacattgcaataatgttttattatgtttgttgaattttaattgtgttccttaaatttatagtataaatgttaattgaatatttaGAAGGATTACCTTTCAATgtaaatttgttttgctttgagtTTGTATGTGTTtaacaatttatgaacaacaaatattttattagttttatctatttttagatTCACAAACATTAAGGTCACCCGAGTAATAACATCAACATTGAAATTGTCGAtagagattccattgtttcaatggagttagGTTTCTATCCATCCTGATTGGAAACCTCATGTCGATGCATGGTTTTCAAGATTTTAGGTTAGtgttaactttaaatttttaactattttttttatgtaaattcatttactttatttagattgttgtaacccatttttggatccccccataaaaaaaataaaaacatatagccggaggaaaattagaaaaataataagaggtgggagcgcttagaaagaatcagaaaaaaaattgattaaggaggttcagaaatgcaaggagtgaattttttgacagtatattcttgaaggaggagagccctgttgaaagagaaaatttaatttgaagagaaaagggccAAAGtcggatgtttatggactcaattggattttattgaaggtttatttgaatttatagaggttttgattgcaaggaaaattgagtttttaagtcaatttaggctttaattggaagaaattaaagttctggggttaaattataatttttgagagttgatttggttaaatcaagggcctaattgcatacatattgaagtttaagggccaattagggacttaattgagaaaatccgaaaccagggaccaatttggaaaaggcgcgtaaataagaggggctgtattggatttgattcgaggccaaattaaagaaattgaaaactggaggactgatttgaaaaGGGGCAGgaactgttcattttcttccccaccaagctgcccgagtggccgacttccaggcgtgttttctgcctcgtttgacccccaaatccgacaaagcatgcaccaacatgtccacatgaaacccctttatcccggagaatggtccggtcgggtcgaaaaagttagaaacggctccgttgagtggctcaaagtggccacctcgggcagttcacaaccttgagctgccaaatttggcagctcgaggtggacactttgagccaacggttgaGATGCTTCCCAACTGAATCAGGGGCTGTATTTTTTCTACAACGTAGACaagattgccctcttccacTTCCTATAAATAGAGTTGGATTTGATGATCTAAGGGGGGAAAGATTCGggtccaaagtcagccaaaaaccagcattttcgcccaatttctgcagatttcttcttcttcttctttctccctctgCCACAGGAAACCGACGTCGTCTTCCTCCAACTCCACCGCTACAACCACCGGTTGAACCACCTCTTCACAGCAGCCACAACCCCTTCGGCCAAGTGAGCCCCTCTTCCTTTCCTCCTCCTTCATCGCCAAGTGAGCCCCTCTTCCTTTCCTCCTCCTTCatcttcctccttttcttcttcttcttccttaccTACTGTTCACTGCATGAACAGTAGgcgtgaaatataattcacgtCCTACTGTTCATGCAGGacgtgaattatatatatatatagatgtgtgtgtgtgtattataattttataattttttttaaatatatatgtgtgtgtgtgtgtgtgtgtgtgtattatattttttaaaaaaaaaacaaaaataataatattaaaaaaaattctaaaattattttttaaaaaaatgtgattttcttgcatctttttctaccaattttgcaggatattgggttgtatttttataccgtagaGATATAAaattcagtattaaaatacccggttttcgtcaaaacatcaaaaaatacataattaaaaaaaatgtttttgttttaaaatacggcctagtctctccaatatatatatatatatatatatatatatatatatatatatatatattataacatcatatttttcctacaacaaagaaaatttcaaaacaatagatgtattagcatgcattttggttttaataaccagtttattcaagccatgagaactaggccaatatttcaaaaattctaaaaaaatcttttggtcttcttttagtatttgggattatgaatttatacataaaacatattcatgatattaaaaatatttttttttatatagacgttagaacgattaggttttacccgataagataaggacctccttattgaggaggacttttcttgaaccatagacggaccaacatacatagatgttagaacggttaggttttacccgataagataatgacctccttattgaggaggacttttcttgaaccatagacggaccaacaactaggaaacacaacgagaccttgaattttatcagacaaataaacattgcagcttaccttaggtagggcgtatttggggtgctaatatcttccctttacgcaaccagtccccgtaccaatctctgagaccagttagggtttctagtgaccaaaatactaggtggggACTCCCACATCATTTTccaccaacaaaagacaatattttcttgtctctctatatttgccagatagataccatacacatTTCCTAGATTAAAAGTGGAATactcgccgcgacgccgcacacccGCGACAtagattattgatttatttttcataaattgttaaTGCAAGGGTAAATTtgaatgggataaaaaaatgacaatgttGCGAGGAGGGTTTGGGAAAATCACTCTACAACTAggtaacaacaaaaacaatacgataattattttttattttaaatattaaattttcatttttcattaactCATATATAATACGTTTGTATTATATATGTTAAGTGATTTTTGATATGAGgcacaaaaaaactaaaaaatatgccAAAGAAAATGTTCTGCCAAGCTGGAATGACATGACAATTTGGAAGGATTTCAAGCCGCCATACATCCCGGAGGATACATGAGCGGAATATATTCAGCACGTGACATACAAGCATTTCACACAACACTCAAAGTCTGGTTCGAGGAACTGAAGTCTGCAAATTCACGGCTCGGTTACCACGCACACTAGTGGCTTCGTTCCTTTCGTTTCACATGTGAAGCAGATGGTAAGACTAATTTTAATCACatctatctttaattaatttgttgttatttataaatatatttaacttgcaacatttttttcttacaggctACTACTCTAGGACATGAGTCGAGCCCAATGGAGCTTTTTATGGAGATGCACGTGCAGAGTGAAAACCGCTAAAAGGAGGTGCAACAGTTCATCGACAACTGTGCTCAATACTTTGTGGTATGTCAACAACCATTTTCTttcgtaagttattattttcttgaattgaatttgatggttttaatttttatttccatgAGACATATAACAGCtagttgagggagagatacagGGACGATCCATCGACCCACCCGGACTTCGATCCGGATTCATGGATGGAGGCAGGATCATCTGGTGGACCAGATAGAAATTGGGTGTACAGACTCTCAAACATTACAGCCGAGATCTTGCGGACGGCCcatagtgtctcaaccgttAGCGCCCAGTCTCATGAGTTTGTGGCCTTACAACAACATATAGCCCATCTCATCGAAAAATATGAACGACTCTCGGCAAATTATGAACAACTTTGTCAAATGTCATGGATATTAGATCACAAATGGAAGGTACGTGTGTGCCCCCTTTTTGGCCGTTTGTTCCTAGGAAcgaccagcctcctcctcctcctcctcctctagcaCCACCAttgttctaatttaatttttatttgaacatataaatttgtaatgaatatttggattttatattattcaagtttatttttacatatttcaattttatacaattttagttttttattattattttctttctttgttcaaaagattttaaaaatatatatatattttaattattacagATGAATATACGAACGAACACAATTCGTCAGTATATTCCAAAGGCGAGGAGAACAATTTACTTCATATGCCACTATAACACTATTACATCAATGACGAAATTATTTTGTCAGTATTTTACAGAAGGTTCgaataaatttacaataaataccACTaccaatcaccgacggaat from the Populus nigra chromosome 1, ddPopNigr1.1, whole genome shotgun sequence genome contains:
- the LOC133699897 gene encoding serine carboxypeptidase-like 18 isoform X1 — translated: MSVIRLRNTHCHLINMMLFLVFTLLLLSDAAASKSIIKSLPGFDGNLPFVLETGYIGVGELEAVQLFYYFIESERSPKDDPLVLWLTGGPGCSALSGLIYEIGPLSFDYAKSSGGGKPVFALNPYSWTKIANIIFVDAPVGTGFSYSTTWEGYHVSDTISAAETYEFLRKWLVDHPKFLTNPLYVAGDSFSGIVAPIIVQEISDGNEVGRQPTMNLKGYVLGNPVTDYEIDTNSIVPFAHLKALISDKLYESFMKNCKGEYLNPDQSNASCMEDILAIKECIGKVYTGQILEPTCKDVSPKPVALKWDPRFLIADDADILLPSPRVPGPWCRNYNHVYIYGWANDETVRDALHIRKGTIKDWRRCNKTLAYSYNVESTVDYHRNLTKKPYRALIYSGDHDMTIPYIGTHEWIESLNLTIKYDWEPWFVDGQVAGYAMLYADNAQDYITYDLTFATVKGGGHTTPEYRPEQCFAMMDSNEIFNMI
- the LOC133699897 gene encoding serine carboxypeptidase-like 18 isoform X2 — its product is MSVIRLRNTHCHLINMMLFLVFTLLLLSDAAASKSIIKSLPGFDGNLPFVLETGYIGVGELEAVQLFYYFIESERSPKDDPLVLWLTGGPGCSALSGLIYEIGPLSFDYAKSSGGGKPVFALNPYSWTKIANIIFVDAPVGTGFSYSTTWEGYHVSDTISAAETYEFLRKWLVDHPKFLTNPLYVAGDSFSGIVAPIIVQEISDGNEVGRQPTMNLKGYVLGNPVTDYEIDTNSIVPFAHLKALISDKLYECIGKVYTGQILEPTCKDVSPKPVALKWDPRFLIADDADILLPSPRVPGPWCRNYNHVYIYGWANDETVRDALHIRKGTIKDWRRCNKTLAYSYNVESTVDYHRNLTKKPYRALIYSGDHDMTIPYIGTHEWIESLNLTIKYDWEPWFVDGQVAGYAMLYADNAQDYITYDLTFATVKGGGHTTPEYRPEQCFAMMDRWFDYYPL